GAGAACGTGCGCAGTGTGATCAGGCGGGGGTGGTCGACGCCGAGCTCAGCGACCGGCACGTACCCGCGGTGGCCGCGCGCGAACTGGTGGTAGGCCTCGTCGACCACGATCGTGACGTCGGCGGGGACGGCGTCGATCACCGCGCGGAGCTGGTCGCCGTCCAGATGCGCGCCGGTCGGGTTGGCGGGGTTGTCGATCGTGACGATCCGTGTGTCCGCCGAGACGCGGTCGAGGAGCGCGTCGGCCGTCCGGGCGAAGCCGTCACCCAGCGGAGCCTCGTCGAACCGGGCGCGGGCGACCTGCGCGCCGAGCCGGTAGACGATGAACGCCCGGTCGTAGGCCAGGACCGACCCTGCGCCGCTCCCCCGGTCGGTGCGGCGTGCCTCGTGCGCGATCAGGTCCATCAGCAGCGCAGCCGAACCGTTCCCGACCACCACCTGCTCGACGCCGACGTCTTCGAGGCGGGCGATGACGGCGCGCAGCTCGGCGCTCTGGTCGTCGGGGTAACGGTTGGCGTCGCCGGCGCGGGTGGTCAGGACGTCGACGACCGCGGGCGACGGCCCGAACGGCGACTCGTTCGATGACAACCGCACCTGCATGCCCGGTGGAGGGCCGACCGCCGCTGCCGATGCCACCGTGAGAGGCGGCGCTGCACGACCTCGATGCATCGGGCGGTCGTCGCTCACCCCTTCACGTCGGTGCCGCCGCCGAACGCGCCGGTCTCGCGGTGGGCGCCGTGCCGGTCGCCTTCGCCGTCGGCGTCGCCGCGTCCCGGCAGGCGGCCCCGCACCTCGTCCAGGGCCCTCCTGCCGCGCCGGTCGCCCTCGCCGTCGGCGTCGCCGCGTCCCGGCATGCGGGCCCACACCTCATCCAGGACCTTCCTCGCCCATCGGAACTGCGTGGCCAGGATCGCCAGGCCCGCGGGGATCGCGAGGATGGCGGGACCCGGCAGGACGATCATCGCGACGCCCGCCACCAGGACCACGGATCCGACGATGCTGACGGCGACGCGCTTGCCTTCACGCCGGACGAGCGCGCGCATCCGACCTCCCCGCCCGTCTCCCTGCTGCGCGTCGGACACGATCCCTCCTCGGTCGACCGCCGACCACGTCCTGCCCACCGCTGCGATGGACATCCCGCAGCCATCACATGAAGGGTAGCCTTACCTTCGATGGAGACCTCCACCGGCCTCCCCCCGGCGGCCACCGACGACGCGGCAGCTGCACTGCCGGCGGTGTGCTGCATCGACGTCAGCCGATCGTTCGGGGACGTGGTCGCGGTACGGGAACTCGACCTGAAGGTCGCGCGCGGTTGCATCACCGCGCTGCTGGGACCATCCGGTTGCGGCAAGACCACGACGCTCCGGCTGATCGCCGGGTTCGAGCAACCCGACGCCGGGCACATCGAGCTCGACGGCCACGTGGTCGCCACGCCCGCACGATCGGTGCCTCCCGAGCGTCGCAAGGTCGGGATGGTGTTCCAGGACCACGCGCTGTTCCCGCACCTGACCGTCGCGGGGAACGTCGCGTACGGGTTGCATCGTTGGCCCCGGCAGCAGCGGCGCGACCGGATCGCACAGGTGGTCGACCTGGTCGACCTGACCGGCCTCGAGCAACGCCTCCCGTCAGCGCTGTCGGGAGGTCAGCAGCAGCGTGTCGCGCTCGCGCGTGCTCTGGCACCCCGCCCCGAGGTGGTCCTCCTGGACGAGCCGTTCTCGAACCTCGACGCGGCACTGCGCACGACGGTCCG
This sequence is a window from Actinomycetota bacterium. Protein-coding genes within it:
- a CDS encoding aminotransferase class I/II-fold pyridoxal phosphate-dependent enzyme, which codes for MSDDRPMHRGRAAPPLTVASAAAVGPPPGMQVRLSSNESPFGPSPAVVDVLTTRAGDANRYPDDQSAELRAVIARLEDVGVEQVVVGNGSAALLMDLIAHEARRTDRGSGAGSVLAYDRAFIVYRLGAQVARARFDEAPLGDGFARTADALLDRVSADTRIVTIDNPANPTGAHLDGDQLRAVIDAVPADVTIVVDEAYHQFARGHRGYVPVAELGVDHPRLITLRTFSKAYALAGLRVGYLLGPRDLVAAVDTARVRFNVNALAQAAAVAAIGDDGHLQRTVAGTVAGRRRLAAGLTQLGVPFVDGLGNFVLVDAGEPAGPVAAAYADHGVGVRTLAPYRLDHHFRVTVGTPHELDVFLDVSGEVLADVASRRR
- a CDS encoding PGPGW domain-containing protein, translated to MSIAAVGRTWSAVDRGGIVSDAQQGDGRGGRMRALVRREGKRVAVSIVGSVVLVAGVAMIVLPGPAILAIPAGLAILATQFRWARKVLDEVWARMPGRGDADGEGDRRGRRALDEVRGRLPGRGDADGEGDRHGAHRETGAFGGGTDVKG
- a CDS encoding ABC transporter ATP-binding protein; translated protein: METSTGLPPAATDDAAAALPAVCCIDVSRSFGDVVAVRELDLKVARGCITALLGPSGCGKTTTLRLIAGFEQPDAGHIELDGHVVATPARSVPPERRKVGMVFQDHALFPHLTVAGNVAYGLHRWPRQQRRDRIAQVVDLVDLTGLEQRLPSALSGGQQQRVALARALAPRPEVVLLDEPFSNLDAALRTTVRADVRRILKDAGATAVFVTHDQEEALSLADEVAVMGAGRIHQVADPHTLYTRPADRFVATFVGDADVLPAERVDRYRVVTPLGMVATVGPVPASSVEVVVRPEALTLTANSSGRAHVQAVSYFGHDQLVQLQLADGTSLRSRLGPEPRFRPGDRVDVDVRGAVVTLGSER